A region of Lepus europaeus isolate LE1 chromosome 2, mLepTim1.pri, whole genome shotgun sequence DNA encodes the following proteins:
- the SMCO1 gene encoding single-pass membrane and coiled-coil domain-containing protein 1: MSNETTTLISLKEAMKRVDHKLQALEAQFKDLDFTMDNLTQKFEHHSKTLASQAAQEEMWTAAWTLKFTSMEFNILYSYVIEVLIYLHTRVLEKLPDLGRGLPTLASVFRRKVKSKRVRAVWESVLEEYGLQEGDVAALCTFFIAHGNKAEHYAAKARQMYIKDVSFLITNMVKNPALRDGLLRAVQVIEKGKAVRTPEEQKSSLKELIPSLRN; this comes from the exons ATGAGCAATGAAACCACAACCCTGATATCCTTGAAGGAGGCCATGAAAAG AGTAGACCACAAACTCCAAGCTTTAGAAGCACAGTTCAAAGATCTGGACTTCACCATGGATAATCTGACACAGAAATTtgaacatcacagtaaaactTTGGCAAGCCAAGCCGCCCAGGAGGAGATGTGGACAGCAGCTTGGACCCTCAA GTTCACTTCAATGGAATTCAATATTTTATACAGCTATGTCATTGAAGTACTGATCTATTTGCACACTCGTGTGCTTGAGAAGCTGCCAGATCTGGGGAGGGGTCTTCCCACTTTAGCCTCTGTCTTTAGACGAAAAGTCAAGAGCAAGCGTGTTAGAGCTGTGTGGGAGTCTGTCCTGGAGGAGTACGGGCTACAAGAAGGGGATGTCGCAGCACTGTGTACCTTCTTTATTGCACACGGAAACAAGGCAGAGCACTATGCTGCCAAAGCGAGGCAGATGTACATCAAAGACGTCTCCTTCTTGATCACCAACATGGTGAAGAACCCGGCTCTGCGGGATGGTTTGTTGAGGGCTGTGCAGGTAATTGAAAAGGGGAAAGCAGTGAGGACCCCTGAAGAGCAAAAGTCATCCCTAAAAGAGTTAATACCATCACTCAGAAACTAA
- the LOC133748448 gene encoding cytochrome c oxidase assembly protein COX20, mitochondrial-like produces the protein MAAAPEPGEPGKGKNTYCPFKLLGILDVENIPCARDSILYGSLGSAVAGLGHFLFTSRIRRSCDVGVGGFILVTLGCWFHCRYNYAKQRIQERIAREGIKNKILYESTHLDPERKQTNSSGSN, from the exons ATGGCCGCCGCGCCGGAGCCCGGCGAGCCCGGGAAGGGGAAGAATACCTACTGC CCTTTTAAACTCCTAGGAATTTTAGATGTGGAAAACATTCCCTGTGCACGGGACTCAATATTATATGGCTCACTGGGATCTGCTGTGGCTGGCCTCGGACATTTTTTGTTTACTAGTAGAATCAGAAGATCATGCGATGTTGGAGTAGGAGGATTTATCTTGGTGACTTTGGGATGCTGGTTCCACTGCAGGTACAATTACGCAAAGCAACGAATCCAGGAAAGGATTGCCAgagaaggaattaaaaataagattttatatgAAAGTACCCACCTTGATcctgaaagaaaacaaaccaacagCAGTGGCAGCAATTAA